The sequence below is a genomic window from Chondrinema litorale.
AATTTATTTAGTAGGAATGCCAGCGAGTGGTAAATCTACTTTAGGGAAAAAACTTGCCGAAGAATTGTCTTATCAATTTATTGATTTAGACTATCGCTTAGAAGAGAAAGAAAATAAATCTATTCCAGAGATTTTTCAAGAATTTGGAGAAGATCACTTTAGAATACTTGAAAAAAAAGTTTTACTGGAATCATTAGACGATAAATCTGTCATTGCAACAGGGGGTGGTGCTCCCTGTTTTTTTGATAATATGGAGTTTATCTTAAAAAATGGAGTTGCTATTTTTTTAAATACCCCAGTCCATGTTTTAGCAGAAAGAGCATTAATGGCAGCAGGTAGCAGGCCACTGTTAAAAGATTTTGAAGGAGAAAAATTAATTGAGGAGTTGAATGCTAAATTCAATAGTAGAATAAAGTTTTATACTCAGTCACATTTCACTTTTGCCCCACATGAAAGTGATATTTCATCATTAATAAGTTTGTTAAAAGAATTTAAGCAAGAAGAATAACTGCAGATTTGAAACTTTGCTTTTTTTAAATGAGTTTCCAATGCATTTACTTTGCATAAAGTTGATATTGGAAGAATTAGAGTATGCTATATCCCATAAATTTAGAAGTTAAGATAGGTTTTGATAAAATAAGAGATTTACTGAAAGAGCGCTGTAGTGGTAGTGTTGGTATGTCTTATGTTGAGAAAATGAGGTTTAGCGATCGCTACGATCTTATTTGTAAGTTGGGTGCTCAAACTCGCGAGATGTCAAAGCTATTGGGAATGGGTGGTGATTTTCCTAGAGGTAATTATATAGATATACATCCAATTCTTAAAAAAGCATCTATAAAAGGCACATTTTTATTTGAAGAAGAACTGTATGATCTAAGAAAAGGATTATTCACCTTACAAAGATGTCTTGTTTTTTTAGATAGTGATGAAGAAGATTCTTTCCCAGAACTTCAAAAAATTAGGAGTCAGGTAGAATTTGATGCTAGAATTATTACAGAAATAGATGCTGTAATTGACGAAAAAGGACACATTAGAAATAATGCTAGTCCTCAACTAGCTAAAATTAGGAGTAAAAAACTCTCAGAAGAAGAAAACGCAAGAAAAAGGCTTAGCCAAGTTTTGCAAGAATTAAAAAAACAAGGTATAGCCAAAGAAGCTGCAAACGCAACAATTCGTGAAGGTAGAATGGTAGTGCCAATAGCAGCTGAATATAAAAGAAAAATTAAAGGTTTTGTACACGATACTTCTTCTTCAGGACAAACTGTATTTATTGAACCCGAAGCTGTATTAGAGATTAATAATAATATAAGGGAGCTCGAATTTGCAGAAAGACAGGAGATTATTAAAATCCTAACAGTTATTACTACAAAAGTACACCCTTTGGTTGAGCCTCTATCCAAAGCCAATCTGTTTTTGGGCATGATTGATTTTATTAAAGCCAAAGCTGAGTTTAGTGGAGAGATTGATGCTTGTATTCCTGTTTGCAAAGACGAGCCATTAATGGAATGGTATCATGCATATCATCCATTATTAAAATATACTTATCAGCAGCAG
It includes:
- a CDS encoding shikimate kinase — protein: MLPQRIYLVGMPASGKSTLGKKLAEELSYQFIDLDYRLEEKENKSIPEIFQEFGEDHFRILEKKVLLESLDDKSVIATGGGAPCFFDNMEFILKNGVAIFLNTPVHVLAERALMAAGSRPLLKDFEGEKLIEELNAKFNSRIKFYTQSHFTFAPHESDISSLISLLKEFKQEE